A single window of Modestobacter italicus DNA harbors:
- a CDS encoding DUF1269 domain-containing protein: MVWEFDSPAAAEDAIPTLQHRAGQELDEVCDAATVSWDPGGEKPKTRQLRDLTGAGALGGMSWGTPFGLILVVPLLGAALGAATGTVGGALTDVGIDDDVIQDVRQQVTPGSSALVVMASDAGQDEAHDASAEQHPPLLRTNLSTDQVDALRTVFAA, from the coding sequence ATGGTCTGGGAGTTCGACTCACCCGCTGCTGCGGAGGACGCCATCCCCACCCTGCAGCACCGTGCTGGACAGGAGCTGGACGAGGTCTGCGACGCGGCGACGGTCTCATGGGACCCGGGTGGGGAGAAGCCGAAGACCCGTCAGCTCCGGGACCTCACCGGAGCCGGGGCGCTGGGGGGCATGTCCTGGGGGACGCCGTTCGGGCTGATCCTCGTCGTGCCCCTGCTCGGGGCCGCCCTCGGCGCGGCTACGGGGACGGTCGGCGGCGCGCTGACCGACGTGGGCATCGACGACGACGTCATCCAGGACGTCCGGCAGCAGGTCACTCCCGGTAGCTCTGCGCTCGTCGTCATGGCCTCTGACGCCGGGCAGGACGAGGCCCACGATGCCTCTGCGGAGCAGCACCCGCCGCTGCTGCGCACCAATCTGTCGACAGATCAGGTGGACGCCCTGCGCACGGTGTTCGCCGCGTGA
- a CDS encoding SulP family inorganic anion transporter — protein MDRRGLGKDAVSGMVLGVESVPDGLASGLLAGVNPLAGLYGYLYGMVGAAFLTGTTFMAVQATGAMALVVADVDLASYQDPARALFTLAVLTGFVMILAGVLRAGTLLRFVPTAVMTGFVTAVGLNILLGQLANFTGFESDAGNRVLRALDLVLHPWGVDVWVLTVGVVTTAAIVLLQRTPLRSLGLVVAIVLGSLLAAGLDRWGHDVPLVSDLADIPNSLPGPVLPDLSDTASLSLAAVSLAFVGLVQGAAISAGIPNPDGARGDPNRDFVGQGAGNLAAGLFQGMPVGGSMSASALLVASGAHSRLALVVAAGVMAVTVLLFADVVGLVAMPALAALLIVVAVGTIKPAAVLSVWRTGPVQAALMGVTLVLTLLVPLQYAVLVGVGLAIVAFVAQQSNRLTVRRLVPSPDGRMRECDAPRTLPAGTVTVLQPYGSLFFASAPVFRAQLPRVDDSSAPAVVVLRFRGVDQFALSIIDVLRGYAGELSAVGSRLVLVVSSDRAVRQLEDVGLAAQLGTHGVYRGWEWLGEAVRRAYQDSQQWIEHGRGDGAG, from the coding sequence GTGGACCGTCGCGGCCTGGGCAAGGACGCCGTATCCGGGATGGTCCTGGGCGTGGAGAGCGTGCCGGACGGGTTGGCCAGCGGACTGCTCGCCGGCGTCAACCCGTTGGCCGGCCTCTACGGGTACCTGTACGGGATGGTCGGCGCGGCCTTCCTGACCGGCACGACGTTCATGGCCGTGCAGGCAACGGGGGCCATGGCACTCGTCGTCGCGGACGTCGACCTCGCGTCCTACCAGGATCCGGCCAGGGCGCTGTTCACCCTGGCCGTGCTCACCGGCTTCGTGATGATCCTGGCCGGCGTCCTGCGGGCCGGCACGCTGCTGCGCTTCGTCCCCACGGCGGTCATGACCGGGTTCGTCACCGCTGTCGGGCTCAACATCCTGCTGGGCCAGCTGGCCAACTTCACCGGCTTCGAGTCCGATGCCGGCAACCGGGTCCTGCGCGCCCTCGACCTGGTGCTGCACCCGTGGGGGGTCGACGTCTGGGTGCTGACGGTGGGCGTGGTGACGACGGCGGCGATCGTGCTGCTGCAACGGACACCGTTGCGCTCCCTGGGGCTCGTCGTCGCCATCGTGCTGGGCTCCTTGCTGGCCGCGGGTCTCGACCGCTGGGGGCACGACGTCCCGCTCGTGTCCGACCTCGCCGACATCCCGAACTCGCTCCCCGGCCCGGTCCTGCCGGACCTCAGCGACACTGCGTCGCTCTCCTTGGCGGCCGTGTCACTGGCCTTCGTCGGGCTCGTGCAAGGCGCTGCGATCTCTGCAGGCATCCCGAATCCTGATGGGGCCCGGGGCGATCCGAACCGGGACTTCGTCGGTCAGGGCGCCGGGAACCTCGCTGCCGGTCTGTTCCAGGGCATGCCCGTCGGCGGGTCGATGTCGGCGTCGGCGCTGCTGGTCGCCAGTGGTGCCCACAGTCGGCTGGCGCTGGTGGTGGCCGCGGGGGTGATGGCGGTGACCGTGCTGCTGTTCGCCGACGTCGTCGGCCTGGTCGCCATGCCCGCCTTGGCGGCGCTGCTCATCGTGGTCGCCGTCGGGACGATCAAACCGGCGGCGGTGCTGTCGGTGTGGCGGACCGGGCCTGTGCAGGCTGCGCTGATGGGCGTCACGCTGGTGCTGACCTTGCTCGTTCCGCTGCAGTACGCGGTGCTCGTCGGCGTGGGCCTGGCCATCGTGGCGTTCGTCGCCCAGCAGTCGAACCGGCTGACCGTCCGGCGGCTCGTGCCGTCACCGGATGGCCGGATGCGCGAGTGCGACGCCCCTCGCACCCTGCCCGCGGGGACGGTGACCGTGCTGCAGCCGTACGGCAGCCTCTTCTTCGCGAGCGCGCCGGTGTTCCGCGCCCAGCTCCCGCGAGTGGACGACAGCAGTGCGCCCGCGGTCGTCGTGCTCCGGTTCCGCGGTGTCGATCAGTTCGCGCTGTCCATCATCGACGTCCTGCGTGGCTACGCGGGGGAGTTGAGTGCCGTCGGCTCGCGCCTCGTGCTCGTCGTGAGCAGCGACCGGGCGGTCCGCCAGCTCGAGGACGTCGGACTGGCAGCGCAGCTCGGCACGCACGGGGTCTACCGGGGCTGGGAGTGGCTGGGAGAGGCCGTACGCCGCGCCTACCAGGACTCGCAACAGTGGATCGAGCACGGACGGGGCGACGGAGCCGGATGA
- a CDS encoding AI-2E family transporter: MVLLGSAGAVVTIAGIRAFADLLGPVFLALVLTISVHPTLRRLQRRGWPRWLAVTVTTLAVIGFVLALALSLALAVTRLATLLPTYADRFAELLGQLNSTLSRWGIGEEQIATALDRIDLGALASLLEKLVAGLAGALSSVLFLLFLLLFMGVDAAGFPGRLRAVSTTRPAIVTALVSFAEGTRSYLNVSTVFGLVVAVIDTAALWLLGVPLPLLWGLLSYVTNYIPNIGFIIGLAPPALLALLEGGPRLMLVVIVVYSGVNFVIQSVIQPKFVGDAVNLSLPLTFLSLVFWTAVIGPVGAILAIPLTLLAKALLVDIDPNTRWLAHLVTSNAPDDPPDVTATDDARPSVGPSVRKAPAEALSVHEVPRQGID; this comes from the coding sequence GTGGTACTGCTCGGCAGCGCAGGAGCCGTCGTGACGATCGCCGGCATCAGGGCCTTCGCCGACCTGCTGGGGCCGGTCTTCTTGGCACTCGTGCTCACCATCTCCGTGCACCCGACCCTCAGGCGGCTGCAGCGGCGGGGTTGGCCCAGGTGGCTGGCGGTCACCGTCACCACGTTGGCGGTCATCGGCTTCGTCCTGGCGCTCGCTCTGTCGCTGGCCCTCGCCGTGACCCGGCTGGCCACGCTGCTGCCGACCTATGCGGACCGCTTCGCGGAACTGCTCGGCCAGCTGAACTCCACGCTGTCCCGGTGGGGGATCGGAGAGGAGCAGATCGCCACCGCGCTCGACCGGATCGACCTCGGCGCGCTCGCGTCCCTTCTCGAGAAGCTGGTCGCAGGCCTGGCGGGGGCACTGTCCAGCGTGCTGTTCCTGCTGTTCTTGTTGCTCTTCATGGGCGTCGACGCGGCCGGCTTCCCGGGCCGGTTACGCGCGGTCTCCACCACCCGCCCGGCGATCGTCACAGCCCTCGTCAGCTTCGCGGAGGGCACGCGCAGCTACCTCAACGTCAGCACCGTGTTCGGTCTCGTCGTGGCCGTGATCGACACGGCGGCGCTGTGGCTCCTGGGCGTCCCGCTGCCGCTGCTGTGGGGCCTGCTCTCCTACGTCACCAACTACATCCCCAACATCGGCTTCATCATCGGCCTGGCGCCGCCGGCCCTGCTTGCCCTGCTCGAGGGCGGACCACGGCTGATGCTGGTCGTGATCGTCGTCTACAGCGGAGTCAACTTCGTCATCCAGTCGGTGATCCAGCCGAAGTTCGTCGGCGACGCGGTGAACCTCTCACTTCCCCTGACCTTTCTCTCCCTGGTGTTCTGGACGGCCGTGATCGGGCCGGTGGGCGCCATCCTCGCCATCCCCCTGACGCTGCTGGCCAAGGCGCTTCTGGTGGACATCGATCCGAACACCCGCTGGCTGGCACACCTGGTCACCAGCAACGCCCCCGACGACCCGCCGGACGTCACGGCCACGGACGATGCACGGCCGTCGGTCGGCCCATCCGTGCGGAAGGCGCCGGCCGAGGCGCTCTCGGTCCACGAGGTGCCCAGGCAGGGGATCGACTGA